A region from the Sandaracinus amylolyticus genome encodes:
- a CDS encoding SDR family oxidoreductase has protein sequence MHRYKGRRAVVVGGTHGIGLATAEALIAGGAEVLVTGHNEANVRAAAERLGARGHALRSDVSSLSDVAALAREARSRLDVIDLLFVNAGIAELGPVHEVTPESYDRQFAVNTRGAFFTVQAIAPIVRDGGAIVLTSSVADTGGEPGMAVYSATKAALVSFTSSFAAELLPRRVRVNCVSPGFIDTPTKGVAGLGAAERAAFAALGDSVTPMGRNGSPEEVARAVLFLAFDATFTTGAKLAIDGGLGQRLGVPAKEGA, from the coding sequence ATCCATCGCTACAAGGGCCGGCGCGCAGTCGTCGTCGGCGGAACGCACGGAATCGGGCTCGCCACCGCAGAGGCGTTGATCGCGGGCGGCGCAGAGGTCCTGGTCACCGGCCACAACGAGGCGAACGTCCGCGCCGCCGCCGAGAGGCTCGGCGCGCGCGGTCACGCGCTCCGATCCGACGTCTCGAGCCTCTCCGACGTCGCCGCGCTCGCGCGCGAGGCCCGATCGCGGCTCGACGTGATCGATCTGCTCTTCGTCAACGCGGGCATCGCCGAGCTCGGCCCCGTCCACGAGGTGACGCCCGAGTCGTACGACCGGCAGTTCGCCGTCAACACCCGCGGGGCGTTCTTCACCGTGCAGGCGATCGCGCCGATCGTGCGCGACGGAGGCGCGATCGTATTGACGTCGTCGGTCGCCGACACCGGCGGTGAGCCCGGCATGGCCGTCTACTCCGCGACGAAGGCCGCCCTCGTGTCGTTCACGTCGTCGTTCGCGGCGGAGCTCCTGCCGCGCCGCGTCCGCGTCAACTGCGTGTCTCCCGGGTTCATCGACACGCCGACGAAGGGCGTCGCGGGCCTGGGCGCGGCGGAGCGCGCCGCGTTCGCGGCGCTCGGCGACTCGGTCACGCCGATGGGCCGCAACGGGAGCCCGGAGGAGGTCGCGCGCGCCGTGCTCTTCCTCGCGTTCGACGCGACGTTCACCACCGGCGCGAAGCTCGCGATCGACGGCGGCCTCGGCCAGCGCCTCGGCGTGCCGGCGAAGGAGGGCGCATGA
- a CDS encoding LysR substrate-binding domain-containing protein — MLNLNDVHLFVQAVDRNGFTAAARALGIPKSTMSKRIAALEEALGVTLVHRNSRRFALTDVGREFHRHASAMIVEAEAAERVVKGRLAEPSGLVRITCSIPTARRWMGELLPEIANRYPALRVSLHATDRFVDLAYEGFDLAIRSHFGDLPDSDLVQRRVAVDPFWIVASPDYLARRGTPAHPSELAAHDALLVDPARPQWRLEGPRGATLEVRPVARMFADDSLVLSRAAAGGLGITVLPSQLCRAEIESGTLMRVLPAWTAGKVTTTILTPSRRAMLPAVRAVSDFLATRMAERA; from the coding sequence ATGCTGAATCTCAACGACGTGCACCTCTTCGTCCAGGCCGTGGACCGCAATGGCTTCACAGCTGCAGCCCGCGCGCTGGGGATCCCGAAGTCGACGATGAGCAAGCGGATCGCCGCGCTCGAAGAGGCGCTCGGCGTCACGCTGGTGCACCGGAATTCGCGGCGGTTCGCGCTGACCGACGTGGGGCGCGAATTCCATCGACACGCATCCGCGATGATCGTCGAGGCCGAGGCCGCCGAGCGAGTCGTGAAAGGGCGCTTGGCGGAGCCGAGCGGACTGGTGCGAATCACGTGCTCGATTCCGACCGCGCGGCGATGGATGGGTGAATTGTTGCCGGAGATCGCCAATCGATATCCCGCGCTCCGCGTGTCGCTGCACGCGACGGATCGATTCGTCGATCTCGCGTACGAGGGATTCGATCTGGCGATTCGATCGCATTTCGGCGATCTGCCGGACTCCGATCTCGTGCAGCGGCGCGTCGCGGTGGATCCGTTCTGGATCGTCGCGTCTCCGGACTACCTCGCTCGACGGGGGACTCCGGCGCATCCGTCGGAGCTCGCGGCGCACGACGCGCTGCTGGTCGACCCGGCGCGCCCGCAGTGGCGGCTCGAGGGCCCGCGCGGCGCGACGCTCGAGGTGCGCCCGGTCGCGCGGATGTTCGCCGACGATTCCCTGGTGCTCTCTCGCGCGGCGGCCGGCGGTCTGGGGATCACCGTGCTGCCGAGCCAGCTGTGCCGCGCCGAGATCGAGTCGGGCACGCTGATGCGCGTGCTCCCGGCGTGGACCGCGGGGAAGGTGACGACGACGATCCTGACGCCGAGCCGCCGCGCAATGCTGCCCGCCGTGCGCGCGGTCTCGGACTTCCTGGCGACGCGCATGGCAGAGCGCGCCTGA
- a CDS encoding PQQ-binding-like beta-propeller repeat protein has translation MTVIQLHPRPRHDDEKALPLATEGSLLTLLLGAAATGDAPLTELPALGDLLGALLAMAEGTRRKSLLPITAHPAEWAILRRGANVLVSYYHTDSTPDVVVLDRRVPLRALLEATSSALAARLDGEDDPWTRELGARLVQRATEVVIAADADSGLCATRRMGGALEDPGEKQPLSFGFEAAIFASPESPRDVVAHADVHAMLFGGALWAWVRGRRIPLARGPIMLAVQRMVSAVRALIEAAENERTMNVRLRSGGFVIGLRRDKDGEIALTLGSDEDGVVTIPALDLPGATLPILRIASDLVRALVGVDRAQTRNLRITALRDEVRRLRRTVRARSRTEGFVNGDPDRLRASSPPDAPRTVASTTSPGHLRFTPRWSAAIDGLDAATTFLCGDRLVVATPRRVLALHRDDGQVIWQREGAGALAMLAGTALVRLGLDGLVELRDVGSGEALLRTKLAPRLGGPPAGLVVSGGPIPPTAVIAEGRDRLAAVDLRTGELRWRFSGRGAGDFQVVRSGRLLLVVAGDGAVHAIDAVNGEVAWRHTASTRFCLRPLVCGETVIAVTGEPGRGEGEIVGLDLYSGRERFRRALGGPCVSAPIAAGSLAVVAVGGGRRGSLVAFDPGTGALRWSSPDPGLGIGGAALALDRALVINTPRGSVHALDLATGEALWSRNLAHPVSDDVPRRLDPVLRGGALFVPAATVHVLRTADGSSIGGALPCDLVPDVMHVDERGWVFVAEESGHLAALAPAPHLTLLRT, from the coding sequence ATGACGGTGATCCAGCTCCACCCGCGGCCGCGTCACGACGACGAGAAGGCTCTTCCCCTCGCCACCGAGGGCTCGCTCCTGACGCTCCTGCTCGGCGCCGCGGCGACGGGCGACGCTCCGCTCACCGAGCTCCCGGCGCTCGGCGACCTGCTCGGCGCGCTGCTCGCGATGGCCGAGGGCACGCGGCGCAAGTCGCTGCTGCCGATCACCGCGCACCCCGCGGAGTGGGCGATCCTGCGGCGCGGCGCGAACGTGCTCGTGTCCTACTACCACACGGACTCGACGCCCGACGTGGTGGTGCTCGATCGACGCGTGCCGCTGCGCGCGCTCCTCGAGGCGACGAGCAGCGCGCTCGCGGCGCGGCTCGATGGCGAGGACGATCCGTGGACCCGCGAGCTCGGCGCGCGGCTCGTGCAGCGCGCGACCGAGGTCGTGATCGCCGCCGACGCCGACAGCGGCCTCTGCGCGACCCGCCGCATGGGCGGCGCGCTCGAGGATCCCGGCGAGAAGCAGCCGCTCTCGTTCGGGTTCGAGGCGGCGATCTTCGCGTCGCCCGAGAGCCCGCGCGACGTGGTCGCGCACGCCGACGTGCACGCGATGCTCTTCGGCGGCGCGCTCTGGGCGTGGGTGCGCGGCCGTCGCATCCCGCTCGCGCGCGGCCCGATCATGCTCGCGGTGCAGCGGATGGTGAGCGCGGTGCGCGCGCTGATCGAGGCCGCGGAGAACGAGCGCACGATGAACGTGCGCCTGCGCTCGGGCGGGTTCGTGATCGGCCTGCGCCGCGACAAGGACGGCGAGATCGCGCTCACGCTCGGCAGCGACGAGGACGGCGTGGTGACGATCCCCGCGCTCGATCTCCCCGGCGCGACCCTGCCGATCCTGCGCATCGCATCGGACCTCGTGCGCGCGCTCGTCGGCGTCGATCGCGCGCAGACGCGCAACCTCCGCATCACCGCGCTCCGCGACGAGGTGCGCCGCCTGCGCCGCACCGTCCGCGCGCGCTCGCGCACCGAGGGCTTCGTCAACGGCGATCCCGATCGCCTGCGCGCGTCGTCGCCGCCCGACGCGCCGCGCACGGTCGCGAGCACCACGAGCCCGGGGCACCTGCGCTTCACGCCTCGCTGGAGCGCCGCGATCGACGGGCTCGACGCGGCGACGACGTTCCTCTGCGGCGATCGCCTCGTGGTCGCGACGCCGCGCCGCGTGCTCGCGCTCCATCGCGACGACGGTCAGGTGATCTGGCAGCGCGAGGGCGCAGGCGCGCTCGCGATGCTCGCGGGGACCGCGCTGGTGCGGCTCGGGCTCGACGGGCTCGTCGAGCTGCGCGACGTGGGCAGCGGCGAGGCGCTGCTGCGCACGAAGCTCGCGCCGCGCCTCGGCGGCCCGCCCGCCGGGCTCGTCGTCTCCGGCGGTCCGATCCCGCCGACCGCGGTGATCGCCGAAGGACGCGATCGCCTGGCCGCGGTCGATCTGCGCACCGGCGAGCTGCGCTGGCGCTTCTCGGGACGCGGCGCGGGCGACTTCCAGGTGGTGCGCAGCGGCCGTCTCTTGCTGGTCGTCGCGGGCGACGGAGCGGTCCACGCGATCGACGCGGTCAACGGCGAGGTCGCGTGGCGGCACACGGCGAGCACGCGCTTCTGTCTGCGCCCGCTGGTCTGCGGCGAGACCGTGATCGCGGTGACCGGCGAGCCCGGCCGCGGCGAGGGCGAGATCGTCGGTCTCGATCTCTACAGCGGCCGCGAGCGCTTCCGCCGCGCGCTCGGCGGGCCCTGCGTCAGCGCACCGATCGCCGCGGGATCGCTCGCCGTGGTCGCGGTCGGCGGCGGCCGTCGCGGCTCGCTCGTCGCGTTCGATCCCGGGACCGGCGCGCTGCGCTGGTCGAGCCCCGATCCCGGCCTCGGCATCGGCGGCGCGGCGCTCGCGCTCGATCGCGCGCTCGTGATCAACACGCCTCGCGGCAGCGTGCACGCGCTCGATCTCGCGACGGGCGAGGCGCTCTGGTCGCGCAACCTCGCGCACCCCGTCAGCGACGACGTGCCGCGCCGGCTCGACCCGGTGCTGCGCGGCGGCGCGCTGTTCGTCCCCGCGGCGACCGTGCACGTGCTGCGCACCGCGGACGGCAGCTCGATCGGCGGCGCCCTGCCCTGCGATCTCGTGCCCGACGTGATGCACGTCGACGAGCGCGGCTGGGTGTTCGTCGCGGAGGAGAGCGGCCACCTCGCCGCGCTCGCCCCGGCGCCGCACCTCACGCTGCTGCGCACCTGA
- a CDS encoding NUDIX domain-containing protein, whose translation MRDPMSIARAEEKDAFVVAVVAVIVRDDPDGARRVLAMRRAATKDAGAGIWETCSGRLEADEQPIDAVTREVREETGLEVRVDATPIDAYAMRRRERPMALIVYRAAWIAGEVRRSDEHDAHAWWTLAEVEASPMPTRLVEAVKRALAR comes from the coding sequence GTGCGCGATCCGATGTCGATCGCGCGCGCAGAAGAGAAGGACGCGTTCGTCGTCGCGGTCGTCGCGGTGATCGTGCGCGACGATCCCGACGGCGCGCGGCGCGTGCTCGCGATGCGACGCGCGGCCACGAAGGACGCGGGCGCGGGCATCTGGGAGACGTGCTCGGGGCGGCTCGAGGCGGACGAGCAGCCGATCGACGCGGTGACGCGCGAGGTGCGCGAAGAGACCGGCCTCGAGGTGCGCGTCGATGCGACGCCGATCGACGCGTATGCGATGCGACGCCGCGAGCGACCGATGGCGCTGATCGTCTACCGCGCGGCGTGGATCGCGGGCGAGGTGCGGCGCTCGGACGAGCACGACGCGCACGCGTGGTGGACGCTCGCCGAGGTCGAAGCGAGCCCGATGCCGACGCGCCTGGTCGAAGCGGTGAAGCGCGCGCTCGCGCGCTGA
- a CDS encoding heavy-metal-associated domain-containing protein produces the protein MKKVDLQVQGMSCGHCVKAVEDALRLVDGVRRYDVEIGKATVECEEHVRRDALVAAIQDAGFEVG, from the coding sequence ATGAAGAAGGTCGACCTCCAGGTGCAGGGCATGAGCTGCGGGCACTGCGTGAAGGCCGTCGAGGACGCGCTGCGCCTCGTCGACGGTGTGCGCCGCTACGACGTCGAGATCGGCAAGGCGACCGTCGAGTGCGAGGAGCACGTGCGACGCGACGCGCTCGTCGCCGCGATCCAGGACGCCGGCTTCGAGGTCGGCTGA
- a CDS encoding glycosyltransferase produces MSIEQHVSADVLHVAALPFPSPQGTQAAIAAMMRALADADRDARLLTYAHGAAESEPPRFTHLRLRRAYGDRSLRSGPSLAKIAQDVALARAIAQARPEIVVAHHVEAAGAALMARAPRVVFVAHTALGPELPTYFAARWGGIAMRAGDALDRALVRRADAALAVSPVLARTLSTLADREVRWLPIPWALAAPITPDERVAARAALGLAAHDEVLLYAGNLDRYQGLDALWSAFAALRARRPALQLVVATASDTRDAPGRVVALDGSEAQRRALHAAADLVVVPRESEGGLPIKLIDALARGVPAVCVPRATAGLALDDVVLASPQLADAIDRALDDRELRAQLATAGPRFVARELSASRFLAVLDGVLSEH; encoded by the coding sequence GTGTCGATTGAGCAACACGTCTCGGCCGACGTGCTGCACGTCGCCGCGCTGCCCTTCCCTTCGCCCCAGGGCACGCAGGCCGCGATCGCCGCGATGATGCGCGCGCTCGCCGATGCCGATCGCGACGCGCGCCTCCTGACCTACGCGCACGGCGCCGCGGAGAGCGAGCCGCCGCGCTTCACGCACCTGCGGTTGCGACGCGCGTACGGCGATCGCTCGCTGCGCTCGGGCCCGTCGCTCGCCAAGATCGCGCAGGACGTCGCGCTCGCTCGCGCGATCGCGCAGGCGCGACCGGAGATCGTCGTCGCGCACCACGTCGAAGCCGCGGGCGCGGCGCTGATGGCGCGCGCGCCGAGAGTGGTCTTCGTCGCGCACACCGCGCTCGGCCCCGAGCTCCCGACGTACTTCGCGGCGCGCTGGGGAGGGATTGCCATGCGCGCGGGAGACGCGCTCGATCGCGCGCTGGTGCGCCGCGCCGACGCCGCGCTCGCGGTGTCTCCGGTGCTCGCGCGTACCCTCTCGACGCTCGCCGATCGCGAGGTGCGCTGGCTCCCGATCCCGTGGGCGCTCGCCGCGCCGATCACGCCCGACGAGCGCGTCGCGGCGCGGGCCGCGCTCGGCCTCGCGGCGCACGACGAGGTGCTGCTCTACGCGGGCAACCTCGATCGTTATCAGGGCCTCGATGCGTTGTGGTCGGCGTTCGCCGCGCTTCGTGCGCGGCGCCCTGCGCTGCAGCTCGTCGTCGCGACCGCGAGCGACACGCGCGACGCGCCGGGACGCGTCGTCGCGCTCGACGGAAGCGAAGCGCAGCGACGCGCGCTCCACGCGGCAGCGGATCTCGTCGTGGTCCCGCGCGAGTCCGAAGGCGGGCTGCCGATCAAGCTCATCGACGCGCTCGCGCGCGGGGTGCCGGCCGTGTGCGTGCCGCGCGCGACCGCCGGCCTCGCGCTCGACGACGTGGTCCTCGCGTCGCCCCAGCTCGCCGATGCGATCGATCGTGCGCTCGACGATCGCGAGCTGCGCGCGCAGCTCGCCACTGCGGGACCGCGCTTCGTCGCGCGCGAGCTCTCCGCGTCGCGCTTCCTCGCGGTGCTCGACGGCGTGCTCTCCGAGCACTAG
- a CDS encoding alkaline phosphatase family protein, whose protein sequence is MSTRALVIGLDGADVDVITALGASRLPHLHALMARGAWARLRSVMPPATLPNWTTFLTGVDPGGHGVFDFTVRDGTSVRFAGGTVREAPTIAARLDRLGMACAVLGFPATWPPERLEHGAFVSGWDSPVAFEADRSFVWPPSLWSEVRARFGAIRWGDVDEFDADRPGWHDALAGKLVARIDERVALATWMLERRAWDLFAIYFGESDTASHHLWAHHDPSSPRHPDRVSDEARTGLARVYEALDRAVGSLVARAGEGVEITIVSDHGSGGASDKVLYLNRALAEAGLLAFRPGHEGTSPVARIKDLGLGVLGPRGRDLVFRAMGQALPGRLESRARFGAIDFARTRVFSDELNYFPALHFNLRGREPEGVVDPREVPALRARVESLAEALRDPWTGERVITNVWSREELYRGPFVFRAPDLLLELALDRGHSWNLLPSASAPPGTGAFRKLAPSEHLGRKGRSLPGSHRARGLFVAAGPRVRAAGEIDARIADATATLLARLDVRPGAELAGRVLREALVRGAAPSRELPAVDRSERGSSGDLARTEARLRALGYVD, encoded by the coding sequence ATGAGCACGCGTGCGCTGGTGATCGGGCTCGACGGCGCCGACGTGGACGTGATCACGGCGCTCGGCGCGTCGCGCCTGCCGCACCTGCACGCGCTCATGGCGCGCGGCGCGTGGGCGCGCCTGCGCAGCGTGATGCCGCCCGCGACGCTGCCCAACTGGACGACGTTCCTCACCGGCGTCGACCCCGGCGGGCACGGCGTGTTCGACTTCACGGTGCGCGACGGGACGAGCGTGCGGTTCGCCGGCGGCACGGTGCGCGAGGCCCCGACGATCGCGGCGCGCCTCGATCGCCTCGGCATGGCGTGCGCGGTGCTGGGCTTCCCCGCGACGTGGCCGCCCGAGCGCCTCGAGCACGGCGCGTTCGTGAGCGGCTGGGACTCGCCGGTCGCGTTCGAGGCGGATCGCTCGTTCGTGTGGCCGCCTTCGCTGTGGAGCGAGGTGCGCGCGCGCTTCGGCGCGATCCGCTGGGGCGACGTGGACGAGTTCGATGCCGATCGTCCGGGCTGGCACGACGCGCTCGCGGGCAAGCTCGTCGCGCGCATCGACGAGCGCGTCGCGCTCGCGACGTGGATGCTCGAGCGGCGCGCGTGGGACCTCTTCGCGATCTACTTCGGCGAGAGCGACACCGCGTCGCACCACCTCTGGGCGCATCACGATCCGAGCTCGCCGCGGCATCCCGATCGCGTGTCGGACGAGGCGCGCACCGGGCTCGCGCGGGTGTACGAAGCGCTCGATCGCGCGGTGGGCTCGCTCGTCGCGCGCGCCGGTGAGGGCGTCGAGATCACGATCGTGAGCGATCACGGATCGGGCGGTGCCTCGGACAAGGTTCTGTATCTGAACCGCGCGCTCGCGGAGGCGGGGCTGCTCGCGTTCCGGCCCGGTCACGAGGGCACGAGCCCGGTCGCGCGCATCAAGGACCTCGGCCTCGGCGTGCTCGGCCCGCGCGGGCGCGACCTCGTGTTCCGCGCGATGGGCCAGGCGCTGCCGGGTCGGCTCGAGTCGCGCGCGCGCTTCGGCGCGATCGACTTCGCGCGGACGCGCGTGTTCTCCGACGAGCTCAACTACTTCCCGGCGCTGCACTTCAACCTGCGCGGGCGCGAGCCCGAGGGCGTCGTCGATCCGCGCGAGGTCCCCGCGCTGCGCGCGCGCGTCGAGTCGCTCGCGGAGGCGCTGCGCGATCCGTGGACCGGTGAGCGCGTGATCACGAACGTGTGGTCGCGCGAGGAGCTCTATCGTGGGCCCTTCGTGTTCCGCGCGCCCGATCTGCTGCTCGAGCTCGCGCTCGATCGGGGGCACTCGTGGAACCTCTTGCCGTCGGCGAGCGCACCGCCCGGCACCGGCGCGTTCCGCAAGCTCGCGCCGAGCGAGCACCTCGGGCGCAAGGGTCGATCGCTCCCGGGGAGCCATCGCGCGCGCGGCCTCTTCGTCGCGGCGGGACCGCGGGTGCGCGCGGCCGGCGAGATCGACGCGCGCATCGCCGACGCGACCGCGACGCTGCTCGCGCGGCTCGACGTGCGTCCGGGCGCCGAGCTCGCCGGGCGTGTGCTGCGCGAGGCGTTGGTGCGCGGCGCGGCTCCGTCGCGCGAGCTGCCCGCCGTCGACCGCAGCGAGCGGGGATCGAGCGGCGATCTCGCGCGCACCGAGGCGCGCCTGCGCGCCCTCGGCTATGTCGACTGA
- a CDS encoding alkaline phosphatase family protein, whose amino-acid sequence MLLVLGLDCAPPALVFDRLHAHLPVIGSLRARGTYGALRSTVPPITMPAWACMVSGRDPGELGIYGFRNRVPGSRALRVATADDVRAPRVWDVLGAAGRRSAALYVPPTWPPREIVNGTMVSCLLTPGADEAHTWPTSLGAELAARFGPHTPDVPHGTASHSDQSDDALIDALHDAATQHFDVAEHVLATQRPDLLMMVEMGTDRLHHAMWPALDPSDPRHDPSSPRVRDARDFYAFLDARIGRLMERAGRDVTVMLVSDHGARPLRGGVYLNEWLRREGWLVLRREPDAPCTIEHADVDWPRTRAWAEGGYFARVVLNVAGRFPDGAIDPRDEASSLDALEDALVSMRDEHGRAMRNRVVRPSREYRATNGTPPDLMVFLDDLDRRALGEVGTGRVFAGPDEAGASRGRGADGCNHDWDGMFVLAGPEVPRAGRVEGASIHDVGVSALRLSGVDVPEGWLGGDLRRLR is encoded by the coding sequence GTGCTCCTGGTCCTCGGCCTCGACTGCGCGCCGCCTGCGCTCGTCTTCGATCGACTGCACGCACACCTGCCGGTGATCGGCTCCTTGCGTGCGCGCGGGACCTACGGCGCGCTCCGCTCGACGGTGCCGCCGATCACGATGCCGGCGTGGGCGTGCATGGTCTCGGGGCGCGATCCCGGCGAGCTCGGCATCTACGGCTTCCGCAACCGCGTGCCGGGCTCGCGCGCGCTGCGCGTCGCGACCGCCGACGACGTGCGCGCGCCGCGCGTGTGGGACGTGCTCGGCGCGGCGGGACGTCGCAGCGCTGCGCTGTACGTGCCGCCGACCTGGCCGCCGCGCGAGATCGTGAACGGCACGATGGTCTCGTGCCTGCTCACGCCGGGCGCCGACGAGGCGCACACCTGGCCCACGTCGCTCGGCGCCGAGCTCGCGGCGCGCTTCGGCCCGCACACGCCCGACGTGCCGCACGGCACCGCGTCCCATTCGGACCAGAGCGACGACGCGCTGATCGACGCGCTGCACGACGCGGCGACGCAGCACTTCGACGTCGCCGAGCACGTGCTCGCGACGCAGCGCCCCGACCTCTTGATGATGGTCGAGATGGGCACCGATCGACTGCACCACGCGATGTGGCCCGCGCTCGATCCCAGCGATCCGCGGCACGATCCGAGCTCGCCGCGGGTGCGCGACGCGCGCGACTTCTACGCGTTCCTCGACGCGCGCATCGGACGGCTGATGGAGCGCGCGGGGCGCGACGTCACCGTGATGCTCGTGAGCGATCACGGCGCGCGCCCGCTGCGCGGCGGCGTGTACCTGAACGAGTGGCTGCGCCGCGAGGGATGGCTCGTGCTGCGGCGCGAGCCCGACGCGCCGTGCACGATCGAGCACGCGGACGTCGACTGGCCGCGCACCCGCGCGTGGGCCGAGGGCGGGTACTTCGCGCGCGTGGTGCTCAACGTCGCGGGGCGCTTCCCCGACGGCGCGATCGATCCGCGCGACGAGGCGAGCTCGCTGGATGCGCTCGAGGATGCGCTCGTATCGATGCGCGACGAGCACGGGCGCGCGATGCGCAACCGCGTGGTGCGCCCTTCGCGCGAGTACCGCGCGACGAACGGCACGCCGCCCGACCTCATGGTGTTCCTCGACGATCTCGATCGTCGCGCGCTCGGCGAGGTGGGCACCGGGCGCGTGTTCGCGGGTCCCGACGAAGCGGGCGCGTCGCGCGGTCGTGGCGCGGATGGATGCAACCACGACTGGGACGGCATGTTCGTGCTCGCCGGGCCCGAGGTGCCGCGCGCGGGACGCGTCGAGGGCGCATCGATCCACGACGTCGGCGTGAGCGCGCTGCGGCTCTCCGGCGTGGACGTGCCCGAGGGCTGGCTCGGCGGTGATCTGAGGAGGCTGCGATGA